In Pseudanabaena yagii GIHE-NHR1, the following proteins share a genomic window:
- a CDS encoding PAS domain S-box protein encodes MEKQSPLGSEQISPEDWENTPTNVKRLVESLVANASLSVSESHPIQFLDATPMGITVHDATGQLIYINNVGRSLLGTNRYSESETDHLSEFFPIYRAGTEEPYLIQDLPSSRAFAGETIQVSDLEIHRPDRIVPLEVTAKPIFDRQGQVVYAIATFQDISDRLKNEAKRTQAEIALRENELKLRNLTDAIPGAVYQFRLSPEGEFSMPFASQGIQELAEISPELAINDIQAVWDLIFPEDWELLQQSIAISAQTLEPWDFEFRIQTASGKIKWILGKSIPSYEESGVIIWNGILTDISDRKKAEEDLRLAIASNHALIDAIPDLIIRISRQGIYLDAIPSDNIKFAVPPQQFIGKCILDILPIEFAQQRMYYVEQAFQTRKLQLHEYQILIDGEIHYEEARIVISGNNEATILIRDITDRKKAEEDLRLAVATNQALIDAIPDMIVRISREGIYLDAIAPDNMKFLVSPEKFIGNSIFDFLPTEFAQERMYYVEQAFQTGKLQLYEYQILIDSEIHHQEARIVVSGDNEALVLIRDISDRKKLEQELTYSHDLRELLFNESTDALFLLDSNTSLMFDCNQKAIELFEVDRKEQLLNIVGNTLHKRKFTAKELAWINREVETKGFCQFELEYVTFKGREFWGDLLLKRINFGEGHFSLARIADITIRKHTEMELLKAKEAAEEATKAKSAFLANMSHEIRTPMNGVLGMAQLLETTELDQEQADFVKTIKDSGDALLNIINDILDFSKIESGMLAIEEWEFNLEELISRVCRLLNSQAIAKQINLQYEIDPHVPTTVCSDRHRLRQILLNLIGNAIKFTQIGEVTVFVTSSTTPSSNKTILKFAIADTGIGIHGDLIDQLFQPFTQADVSINRKYGGTGLGLAISKRFVELLGGTIWIESFGQIGGKPSLDWKSSSSTKGSTQGSIFHFTIASSTSENEKETIDRQTSVTAPLEIDSQLAEKSPLQILLVEDNPFNQLIATKILKTLGYQPDLAKNGLDALQAIQTHSYDLILMDIQMPEMDGLTATKLIRQSPENSHLQIVAMTANILPEDRQACFDAGMNDYISKPINIREIIHLVSGLNQLI; translated from the coding sequence ATGGAAAAACAGTCTCCTTTAGGATCTGAGCAGATTTCTCCAGAAGATTGGGAAAACACACCAACTAATGTCAAGCGTCTTGTAGAGTCACTTGTCGCTAATGCGTCTTTGTCAGTCAGCGAAAGCCATCCGATCCAATTTTTAGATGCGACACCGATGGGAATTACTGTCCATGACGCAACTGGACAACTAATTTATATCAACAATGTAGGGCGATCGCTACTTGGTACTAATCGCTACTCAGAATCCGAAACCGATCACCTTTCAGAGTTTTTTCCAATATATCGTGCTGGCACTGAAGAACCATATCTGATTCAAGATTTGCCTAGCAGTCGCGCCTTTGCAGGAGAAACAATTCAAGTTAGCGATCTAGAGATTCATCGCCCAGATCGCATAGTGCCTTTAGAAGTAACAGCTAAGCCTATTTTCGATCGGCAGGGACAGGTTGTTTATGCGATCGCCACTTTTCAGGATATTAGCGATCGCCTAAAGAATGAAGCCAAACGCACGCAAGCTGAGATAGCCTTGCGAGAAAATGAACTTAAACTCCGCAATCTAACCGATGCGATACCAGGTGCAGTTTACCAATTTCGCCTTAGCCCAGAAGGGGAATTCAGTATGCCTTTCGCCAGTCAGGGCATTCAAGAATTAGCGGAGATTTCACCAGAACTTGCCATTAATGACATCCAAGCTGTTTGGGATTTAATTTTTCCTGAAGACTGGGAATTATTACAGCAATCCATTGCTATTTCGGCTCAGACTCTAGAACCTTGGGATTTTGAATTTCGCATTCAAACAGCTAGCGGAAAAATCAAGTGGATTTTAGGAAAGTCGATTCCCAGTTACGAAGAAAGTGGGGTAATTATTTGGAATGGAATTCTGACAGATATTAGCGATCGCAAAAAAGCTGAGGAAGATTTGCGTCTTGCTATAGCGTCAAACCACGCCTTGATCGATGCGATCCCAGATCTAATAATACGGATTAGCCGACAGGGTATTTATCTAGATGCTATTCCCTCAGACAATATAAAGTTTGCGGTTCCACCTCAACAATTTATCGGCAAATGTATCTTAGATATTCTTCCGATAGAATTCGCACAACAGAGAATGTATTACGTCGAACAAGCTTTTCAAACTAGGAAATTGCAACTTCATGAATACCAAATCTTGATCGATGGTGAAATCCATTACGAGGAGGCTCGAATAGTTATTAGTGGTAACAACGAAGCTACAATTCTGATTCGCGATATTACCGATCGCAAAAAAGCCGAAGAAGATTTACGTCTGGCTGTTGCAACAAACCAAGCCCTGATCGATGCGATCCCAGATATGATTGTTCGGATTAGCCGAGAAGGTATTTATTTAGATGCAATTGCCCCAGATAATATGAAATTTTTGGTTTCACCAGAAAAATTCATCGGCAACAGCATCTTTGATTTTCTTCCGACAGAATTCGCACAAGAGCGAATGTATTATGTCGAACAAGCTTTTCAGACTGGGAAATTGCAACTTTATGAATACCAAATTTTGATCGATAGCGAAATACATCATCAGGAGGCTCGAATTGTCGTCAGTGGCGACAATGAAGCTTTAGTCCTGATTCGTGATATTAGCGATCGCAAGAAACTAGAACAAGAACTAACCTACAGCCACGATCTACGAGAACTACTTTTTAATGAATCCACCGATGCATTGTTCCTACTTGATAGTAATACTTCACTCATGTTTGATTGCAATCAGAAAGCCATCGAACTATTTGAAGTAGATCGTAAAGAGCAATTGCTTAACATCGTGGGTAACACTCTTCACAAGCGCAAGTTCACGGCAAAGGAACTTGCTTGGATCAATCGAGAAGTTGAGACAAAAGGTTTTTGTCAATTTGAGTTAGAATATGTCACTTTCAAAGGAAGAGAATTTTGGGGAGATCTTTTGCTTAAGAGAATTAATTTTGGAGAAGGACATTTTAGTCTGGCTCGCATAGCGGATATTACTATCCGCAAACACACTGAAATGGAATTACTCAAAGCCAAAGAAGCAGCAGAAGAGGCAACTAAAGCCAAAAGTGCATTTTTAGCAAATATGAGTCATGAAATTCGCACTCCAATGAATGGGGTATTAGGAATGGCGCAACTTCTGGAAACTACGGAGCTAGATCAAGAACAAGCGGATTTTGTGAAAACAATCAAAGATAGTGGGGACGCGCTCTTAAACATAATTAACGATATTCTCGACTTCTCGAAAATTGAATCAGGGATGTTAGCCATAGAAGAATGGGAATTTAACTTAGAAGAGCTAATCAGTCGGGTTTGCCGACTCTTAAATAGTCAAGCGATCGCTAAACAAATTAACCTCCAATATGAGATCGACCCTCATGTTCCAACTACAGTTTGTAGCGATCGCCACCGCCTGCGTCAAATTTTGCTAAATCTGATCGGTAACGCGATTAAATTCACTCAAATTGGTGAGGTGACAGTTTTCGTAACTTCATCAACTACTCCGTCAAGCAACAAAACTATACTCAAGTTTGCGATCGCGGATACAGGTATTGGCATTCATGGCGATCTCATCGACCAATTATTTCAACCATTTACTCAGGCTGATGTCTCCATTAACCGTAAATATGGCGGAACTGGATTGGGTTTAGCAATTAGTAAGCGTTTTGTGGAATTATTGGGTGGCACGATTTGGATCGAAAGTTTTGGTCAAATTGGGGGCAAGCCCAGCCTAGACTGGAAGTCATCATCCTCCACTAAAGGGTCAACCCAAGGTTCGATATTTCATTTTACGATCGCTAGTTCAACTTCTGAGAACGAGAAAGAGACAATTGATCGGCAAACATCTGTAACCGCACCCCTTGAGATCGATTCCCAATTAGCCGAAAAATCCCCTTTGCAAATTTTATTGGTAGAAGACAATCCATTTAACCAACTAATTGCCACCAAAATACTTAAAACATTAGGTTATCAACCTGATTTAGCTAAAAATGGCTTAGATGCTTTACAAGCAATCCAAACTCATTCCTATGACTTAATTCTCATGGATATCCAAATGCCTGAAATGGATGGATTGACAGCAACGAAATTGATTCGTCAAAGTCCCGAAAATTCGCACTTACAGATCGTTGCCATGACCGCCAATATCCTGCCCGAAGATCGCCAAGCTTGTTTCGATGCGGGTATGAATGATTACATCAGTAAACCCATTAATATACGAGAGATTATTCACCTAGTTTCAGGTCTAAATCAACTTATATAA
- a CDS encoding adenine phosphoribosyltransferase — protein MDFKSIIRDIPNFPQQGIIFRDITPLLAHPHGLTSIIQGFQTKFVELNIGEVDAVIGIESRGFILGAALAMSLGASFVPVRKPKKLPSAVYRVEYSLEYGTDTLEIHQDALAKGERVVIIDDVIATGGTAAATAKLVQQTGAELLAYGFLIELDFLNGRKALPEVPIVSLVNY, from the coding sequence ATGGACTTTAAAAGCATCATTCGCGATATTCCCAATTTCCCTCAACAAGGTATCATCTTTCGTGATATTACGCCCTTGTTAGCCCATCCTCACGGTTTAACCTCAATTATCCAAGGCTTTCAAACAAAATTTGTAGAACTGAATATTGGGGAAGTTGATGCTGTTATTGGTATAGAGTCAAGAGGATTTATCCTCGGAGCAGCATTAGCAATGAGTCTAGGAGCTAGTTTTGTACCTGTGCGTAAGCCCAAAAAATTACCATCAGCAGTATATCGGGTTGAATATTCCCTTGAGTATGGAACCGATACTTTAGAAATTCATCAAGACGCACTTGCTAAGGGTGAACGGGTAGTCATCATCGATGATGTAATCGCTACGGGAGGGACTGCGGCGGCAACCGCCAAACTGGTTCAGCAGACTGGTGCAGAATTGCTTGCATATGGATTTTTAATCGAGCTAGATTTTCTCAATGGTAGAAAGGCTTTACCCGAAGTTCCCATTGTTTCCTTAGTAAATTATTAA
- a CDS encoding photosystem I assembly protein Ycf4: MVTTKSQSNVLRYDIVGSRRFSNYGFAVIVAIGALGFLLAGLSSFLKINLLPFTEPLSLNFVPQGLALSFYGIAGTLLEIYLLYVIAVDYGSGYNEFDRNSGKVTIFRRGRSQSKNIELTYKIADVQAVRVEIREGLNPKRALYLRVKGKGDLPLSEVGQPIALNVLEDRAAEIAKFLAVPLEGL; this comes from the coding sequence ATGGTAACTACAAAATCTCAATCCAATGTTCTGCGATATGACATTGTTGGGTCACGACGCTTTAGTAACTATGGCTTTGCGGTTATTGTTGCCATAGGTGCGTTGGGCTTCTTGCTAGCAGGTCTATCTAGTTTCTTAAAAATTAACTTGTTACCATTTACTGAGCCTTTAAGTCTCAACTTTGTACCACAAGGATTAGCCCTTTCTTTTTATGGTATTGCTGGTACTTTACTAGAAATATATTTGCTATACGTTATTGCCGTTGATTATGGTAGTGGCTATAACGAGTTCGATCGCAACAGTGGCAAAGTAACTATTTTTCGTCGTGGACGCAGCCAAAGCAAAAATATCGAGCTGACCTACAAGATTGCTGATGTTCAAGCAGTGCGTGTAGAAATTCGTGAAGGTTTAAATCCTAAGCGAGCGCTATATTTGCGGGTAAAGGGTAAAGGTGATCTGCCTCTGTCAGAAGTGGGTCAACCAATTGCCTTAAATGTACTCGAAGATCGCGCCGCCGAAATTGCTAAGTTTTTGGCAGTACCTCTAGAAGGTTTATAA
- the ureC gene encoding urease subunit alpha: MSYRMSRRAYAETYGATVGDKVRLADTELFIEVERDYTTYGDEVKFGGGKVIRDGMGQSPITNANGAVDVAITNALILDWWGVVKADVGIKDGKIAAIGKAGNPYIQDNVNIIIGAGTEIIAGEGRILTAGGIDTHIHFICPQQIEVAIASGVTTMIGGGTGPAVGTNATTCTPGPWNMYRMLQAADAFPMNLGFLGKGNSAKPEGLVEQVEAGAIGLKLHEDWGTTPATIDTCLGVADEYDVQVAIHTDTLNEAGFVEDTIAAFKNRVIHTYHTEGAGGGHAPDIIKICGEANVLPSSTNPTRPYTLNTLDEHLDMLMVCHHLDPSIPEDVSFAESRIRRETIAAEDILHDIGAFSMLSSDSQAMGRVGEVIIRTWQTAHKMKVQRGVLASPEATRADNFRAQRYVAKYTINPAIAHGIAEYVGSIEVGKIADLVLWHPAFFGVKPEMVLKGGFIAWSQMGDANASIPTPQPVYMRPMFGSYGGAIAPTSFTFISQAAMERGIPTQLGLQKQVLTVRGTRNISKRDLKLNDALPVMEVDPETYEVRADGELLTCEPASVLPMAQRYFLF; this comes from the coding sequence ATGAGTTATAGAATGTCCCGCCGTGCCTACGCAGAAACCTATGGCGCAACCGTTGGTGATAAAGTTCGCTTAGCTGATACGGAACTATTTATTGAAGTAGAACGCGACTACACTACCTATGGCGATGAAGTGAAATTTGGTGGTGGTAAGGTGATCCGTGATGGCATGGGACAATCACCAATCACCAATGCTAATGGAGCCGTTGATGTCGCGATTACCAATGCTTTAATTCTCGATTGGTGGGGCGTGGTGAAGGCAGATGTGGGGATTAAAGATGGCAAAATTGCGGCGATCGGGAAGGCAGGAAATCCTTACATTCAGGACAATGTGAATATCATTATCGGTGCGGGTACAGAAATCATCGCAGGAGAAGGAAGGATTCTCACCGCTGGCGGCATTGATACGCACATTCATTTCATCTGTCCACAGCAAATCGAAGTAGCGATCGCCTCTGGTGTAACAACCATGATCGGTGGCGGTACGGGTCCCGCCGTTGGCACAAATGCCACCACTTGCACGCCCGGACCTTGGAATATGTACCGTATGCTGCAAGCTGCCGATGCCTTCCCGATGAATTTAGGTTTTTTGGGTAAAGGTAATAGTGCGAAACCTGAAGGCTTAGTCGAACAGGTGGAAGCAGGGGCGATCGGTTTAAAGCTCCATGAGGATTGGGGAACGACTCCCGCTACGATCGATACTTGTTTGGGTGTTGCCGATGAATACGACGTACAGGTTGCTATCCACACCGACACCCTCAACGAAGCAGGATTTGTGGAAGATACGATCGCCGCTTTTAAAAATCGCGTGATCCACACTTATCACACTGAAGGCGCAGGTGGTGGTCATGCTCCCGACATTATCAAAATTTGCGGTGAAGCAAATGTACTTCCATCTTCCACAAATCCCACCCGTCCCTATACTTTAAATACGCTCGATGAACATTTGGATATGCTGATGGTTTGTCACCATCTCGATCCTAGTATTCCCGAAGATGTCTCCTTTGCCGAATCAAGAATCCGTCGCGAAACGATCGCTGCTGAAGATATTCTCCATGATATCGGTGCATTTAGTATGCTCTCCTCTGACTCGCAAGCGATGGGAAGAGTCGGCGAAGTGATTATCAGAACTTGGCAAACTGCCCACAAAATGAAGGTACAGCGAGGAGTTCTTGCTAGTCCCGAAGCTACCAGAGCCGACAATTTCCGCGCTCAGCGCTATGTTGCAAAATACACAATCAATCCTGCGATCGCGCATGGTATTGCCGAATATGTAGGTTCCATTGAAGTTGGCAAAATTGCTGACCTCGTTCTCTGGCATCCTGCCTTTTTTGGCGTAAAACCTGAGATGGTTCTTAAAGGCGGCTTTATCGCATGGTCACAGATGGGCGATGCCAACGCCAGTATTCCCACCCCGCAACCAGTGTATATGCGTCCGATGTTTGGCAGCTATGGCGGTGCGATCGCACCTACATCATTTACCTTTATTTCTCAAGCAGCAATGGAACGAGGTATTCCTACCCAACTAGGCTTACAGAAGCAAGTACTTACGGTTAGAGGAACTCGTAATATTAGTAAACGTGACTTAAAGCTCAATGACGCTTTGCCAGTGATGGAAGTAGATCCAGAAACCTATGAAGTTCGTGCTGATGGTGAATTATTGACCTGCGAGCCTGCGTCAGTATTGCCGATGGCACAGCGATATTTCTTGTTTTAA
- a CDS encoding urease subunit beta gives MIVGEIITQEGDIELNAGREVITLKVANSGDRPIQVGSHYHFYETNRALIFDRDRAKGTHLDIPAGTSIRFEPGDEKEVNLVPYVGTREIYGFNALVEGKLEN, from the coding sequence ATGATTGTTGGTGAGATCATTACTCAAGAAGGTGATATTGAATTAAACGCTGGGCGCGAAGTGATTACACTTAAGGTTGCTAATTCAGGTGATCGCCCGATCCAAGTTGGTTCCCATTACCATTTCTATGAAACCAATCGAGCGCTGATCTTTGATCGCGATCGCGCCAAAGGCACACACCTAGATATCCCTGCGGGAACTTCCATCCGCTTTGAGCCGGGGGATGAAAAGGAAGTAAATTTAGTTCCCTATGTGGGTACTCGTGAGATCTATGGATTTAATGCTTTAGTAGAAGGCAAATTGGAGAATTAA
- a CDS encoding RibD family protein translates to MYNAFYSSHDRIYSFEELAFPIDGVELDSKLVEDAEINHDHSTNPIAKRPYIFFNMVSSVDGKATTYAEKLTGLGSRPDRNLMKRLRSQVDAVLAGGSTLRHDAFIPTLPPELLEERQKHFEHPQPLGIVISSSGDLPEDHRFWNAGKDLRIVLLGENASLEPWLYEKAQVFRFPVQNQQIDLKQVLSMLYAKLGIKRLLVEGGATLNYALVSQGFADELFLTLSPHIVGGVKNTSIIAGADYGLGGGELPKLKLRSLYHHDSELFLRYQFERLL, encoded by the coding sequence ATGTATAACGCCTTTTATTCATCCCACGATCGCATTTATAGCTTTGAGGAATTAGCATTTCCCATTGATGGCGTTGAACTAGATAGCAAGTTAGTTGAAGATGCAGAAATTAATCACGATCACTCCACAAATCCGATCGCAAAGCGACCTTACATATTTTTCAATATGGTATCTAGTGTGGATGGGAAAGCCACAACCTATGCGGAGAAACTAACGGGTTTGGGTTCTCGCCCTGATCGCAATTTGATGAAGCGGTTGCGATCGCAGGTGGACGCGGTCTTAGCAGGTGGTAGCACATTGAGACATGATGCCTTTATTCCCACATTACCTCCAGAGCTATTAGAGGAACGTCAGAAGCATTTTGAGCATCCGCAACCCCTCGGCATTGTCATCAGCAGTTCAGGTGATTTGCCCGAAGATCATCGCTTTTGGAATGCTGGCAAGGATTTAAGAATTGTCTTGCTGGGTGAAAATGCATCACTTGAACCATGGCTATACGAAAAAGCGCAAGTCTTCCGATTTCCTGTGCAAAATCAGCAAATTGATTTAAAGCAAGTATTATCAATGCTCTATGCCAAACTGGGGATTAAAAGACTGCTAGTAGAAGGGGGTGCTACTTTAAATTACGCACTGGTCTCTCAAGGTTTTGCCGATGAGTTATTCCTCACTTTATCACCGCATATCGTCGGTGGAGTCAAGAATACTTCGATTATTGCGGGAGCCGATTATGGGCTGGGTGGTGGTGAGTTACCGAAGCTCAAATTGCGATCGCTATATCATCATGATTCAGAATTATTTTTGCGATACCAATTTGAACGTTTACTTTGA
- the argH gene encoding argininosuccinate lyase — translation MSQPTAPQPWSQRFETALHPAIARFNASISFDINLIEYDITGSQAHSRMLAKVGIISAEEGELLVNGLEQVRQEYRSGNFNPGVDAEDVHFAVERRLTELIGDVGKKVHTARSRNDQVATDVRLYLRDQIRKIQDDLRTWQKTLVNKAEQYIETFIPGYTHLQRAQPISLAHHLLAYFEMAQRDWTRLDEIYNRVNVSPLGSGALAGTPHPIDRHYTAELLNFGSVGRNSLDGVSDRDFAVEFLCAASLIMVHLSRLSEEVILWSSQEFSFVKLSDRVSTGSSIMPQKKNPDVPELVRGKTGRVFGHLQGLLTIIKGLPLAYNKDMQEDKEGIFDAVVTVRACLEAMTILVEEGIEFQPQRLAEAVAEDFSNATDVADYLAAKGVPFREAYQLVGKLVKTCTSEGILLKDLSVERWKTFHPQLEADIVEAIAPAQVVKVRNSYGGTGFEQVRIQVEEAKKLIA, via the coding sequence ATGAGCCAGCCAACAGCCCCCCAACCTTGGAGTCAGCGTTTCGAGACCGCGCTGCATCCTGCGATCGCCAGATTTAATGCCAGCATTAGTTTTGACATCAATTTAATTGAATATGACATTACAGGATCACAGGCGCACTCGCGGATGTTGGCGAAAGTGGGGATCATTAGTGCCGAAGAAGGGGAACTACTTGTCAATGGTTTAGAGCAAGTCCGCCAAGAATATCGCTCTGGGAATTTTAATCCGGGGGTTGACGCTGAGGATGTCCATTTTGCGGTGGAGCGTCGCCTGACTGAGTTGATCGGTGATGTCGGCAAAAAAGTGCATACAGCGCGATCGCGTAATGACCAAGTTGCTACGGATGTGCGTTTATATTTGCGCGATCAGATTCGCAAGATCCAAGACGATCTGCGGACATGGCAGAAAACCCTCGTTAATAAAGCTGAACAATATATTGAGACTTTTATTCCTGGCTATACCCATCTGCAACGTGCCCAGCCGATTAGCCTCGCCCATCATCTTCTTGCCTATTTCGAGATGGCGCAGCGTGACTGGACAAGGCTAGATGAAATATACAACCGCGTCAATGTTTCGCCTCTCGGTTCAGGTGCTTTAGCAGGAACGCCCCACCCCATCGATCGCCATTACACTGCGGAGCTATTAAACTTTGGTTCTGTGGGACGCAATAGCCTTGATGGTGTGTCCGATCGCGATTTTGCTGTGGAGTTTCTCTGTGCAGCAAGTTTGATCATGGTGCATCTTAGTCGCTTGTCTGAAGAAGTGATTCTTTGGTCATCGCAGGAATTTAGCTTTGTAAAACTCAGCGATCGCGTCAGCACTGGCTCTAGCATCATGCCCCAAAAGAAAAATCCTGACGTTCCCGAATTGGTACGTGGTAAAACAGGACGGGTATTTGGACATTTGCAAGGTTTACTGACAATTATCAAGGGACTGCCTCTGGCTTATAACAAAGATATGCAAGAGGATAAGGAAGGAATCTTTGATGCTGTGGTCACAGTTCGTGCTTGTTTAGAAGCAATGACGATTCTAGTTGAGGAAGGGATCGAATTTCAGCCTCAGCGACTTGCTGAGGCAGTTGCTGAGGACTTCTCTAATGCCACTGATGTTGCCGATTATCTTGCTGCTAAGGGAGTTCCTTTCCGTGAGGCATATCAATTAGTTGGGAAATTGGTCAAAACCTGTACCAGTGAAGGAATTTTGCTTAAGGATTTATCGGTTGAGCGTTGGAAGACTTTCCATCCTCAGTTAGAAGCAGATATCGTCGAAGCGATCGCACCTGCACAGGTAGTTAAGGTTCGCAATAGTTATGGTGGAACTGGCTTCGAGCAAGTCAGAATCCAAGTGGAAGAAGCAAAGAAACTTATTGCTTAA
- a CDS encoding ArnT family glycosyltransferase, with the protein MTTVALVAFICLRICFWLFAPPNPDEAYYWLWGQHLDFSYYDHPPLQSWLQGLITAAFGKSLFTLRSLNVITNGIFFYTYYRILEYLYGDRAKRYIWWVILAIIASPLYSIMLSLAWHDHLAITLSLVGAYLCIRFLDEYLANGKGANWRLYGSAIALALALITKYNSLFMTLGLLMAIATHPQLRKLFGDLRLWLCAVIYAIVFSPVIYWNYSNNFQSFRFYANRSIDTGTPLMRLLEPLGFVGISLLMLSPFVAWLLWKGFFKELPKQKTVYKHIALWTFAVPTVLLMCISLVSTALYYWNIHAYLLLFALLPLAVSSLNDRGTRGQSKIFYAAQGVGLLFTALFVWNSFVFPVSALWGKDGDQDGRMLFGWSEIAAEVQKIANTLPDKPLLITSDYRSAAALAYEMNYPQVTALSKRISQFTIWNLQNATQQTGKSAILISDQWYPLTDDAIAHFEQVKLVSKVAISRFGVDLKTYEIAIGKNYQP; encoded by the coding sequence ATGACTACTGTTGCGCTAGTTGCGTTTATTTGCTTGCGAATATGTTTTTGGCTATTCGCGCCACCAAATCCCGATGAAGCTTACTATTGGCTTTGGGGACAGCATTTAGATTTTTCCTATTACGATCATCCGCCTTTGCAGTCATGGCTACAGGGATTGATTACTGCGGCTTTTGGTAAGTCTCTCTTCACTTTGCGATCGCTTAATGTTATTACCAATGGCATCTTTTTCTATACCTATTACCGCATTCTCGAATATCTCTATGGTGATCGCGCTAAGCGTTATATCTGGTGGGTCATTCTCGCTATTATCGCTTCACCTTTATATAGCATCATGTTGTCCTTGGCATGGCATGACCATCTGGCGATTACTTTAAGTTTAGTAGGCGCTTATTTATGTATCAGGTTTCTGGATGAATATCTCGCGAATGGCAAAGGAGCAAATTGGCGACTATATGGCAGTGCGATCGCTTTGGCACTAGCGCTAATCACCAAATACAATTCCCTATTTATGACCTTGGGTTTGTTAATGGCGATCGCTACGCATCCTCAGTTAAGAAAGCTATTTGGGGATTTACGGCTTTGGCTATGTGCGGTCATCTATGCGATCGTCTTTTCCCCAGTTATCTATTGGAACTATAGCAATAATTTTCAATCCTTCCGTTTTTATGCCAATCGCAGTATTGATACTGGTACGCCGCTCATGCGATTGCTAGAACCTCTGGGTTTTGTTGGTATCTCCCTATTAATGCTTTCTCCCTTTGTCGCATGGTTATTATGGAAAGGATTTTTTAAGGAATTGCCAAAGCAGAAAACAGTCTATAAACATATTGCCCTATGGACATTTGCCGTGCCGACAGTTTTGCTGATGTGCATCTCTCTAGTTTCCACAGCTCTCTATTATTGGAATATTCATGCTTACTTATTGCTGTTTGCCCTATTGCCCTTAGCCGTTTCCTCTCTCAATGACAGAGGTACTAGAGGTCAGAGTAAAATTTTCTATGCAGCACAAGGGGTTGGCTTATTATTCACAGCTCTATTTGTTTGGAATTCCTTTGTATTTCCTGTGAGTGCCCTTTGGGGTAAGGATGGGGATCAAGATGGCAGAATGTTATTTGGCTGGAGTGAAATTGCCGCAGAAGTACAAAAAATTGCAAATACTTTACCAGACAAACCGTTACTCATTACCTCTGATTATCGATCAGCGGCGGCTCTTGCCTATGAGATGAATTATCCTCAGGTCACAGCACTTTCTAAACGCATTAGTCAATTTACAATTTGGAATTTACAAAATGCGACACAACAAACAGGCAAAAGTGCAATTTTAATCTCCGATCAATGGTATCCATTAACCGATGATGCGATCGCACATTTCGAGCAAGTAAAACTGGTTAGTAAAGTGGCAATTTCTCGATTTGGTGTGGACTTAAAGACCTACGAAATTGCGATCGGCAAGAATTATCAACCATAA
- a CDS encoding peptidylprolyl isomerase, producing the protein MLRWILSSFLAISLLLTSCSNSSNVAASASPTASTTSAAAKPSPTKVAEATPSNSPNSQEAALAKFVQLKGTATVDLKLKSGTVKIELDGNNAPVTAGNFADLVKRGLYNGLNFHRVVKEPTPFVAQGGDPLGNGTGNFIDPVTSQPRYIPLEILPDGAKQPVYGEILPPTQKPKLRHNKGAIAMARSQSPNSASSQFYIALDDIYFLDGSYAVFGYVTEGMELVEKIQVGDRIESITITKGEENIKQPT; encoded by the coding sequence ATGTTACGTTGGATTCTCAGTTCTTTTTTAGCAATTAGCCTCTTACTGACTAGTTGCAGTAACAGTAGTAATGTAGCTGCCAGTGCATCTCCTACAGCGTCAACGACCTCTGCGGCAGCCAAGCCATCACCCACTAAAGTTGCTGAAGCTACACCTAGCAATAGTCCGAATTCTCAAGAAGCTGCGCTTGCAAAGTTTGTGCAGCTAAAAGGTACAGCAACAGTGGATTTAAAACTAAAATCGGGAACTGTCAAAATCGAGCTTGATGGGAATAATGCTCCCGTGACCGCAGGTAACTTTGCCGATCTGGTGAAACGTGGTCTCTACAATGGTTTAAACTTCCATCGAGTAGTCAAAGAACCTACGCCTTTTGTTGCTCAAGGTGGCGATCCCCTTGGCAATGGGACTGGTAACTTTATTGATCCTGTGACATCTCAGCCCCGATACATTCCCCTCGAAATTTTGCCTGATGGAGCCAAGCAACCTGTCTATGGAGAAATTTTACCTCCAACCCAAAAGCCTAAGCTGCGTCATAACAAAGGTGCGATCGCGATGGCACGCTCTCAGTCTCCTAATTCTGCCTCTAGTCAGTTTTATATTGCCCTTGATGATATTTACTTCCTTGATGGTTCCTATGCCGTCTTTGGTTATGTAACCGAAGGTATGGAACTGGTCGAAAAAATTCAAGTGGGCGATCGCATTGAGTCGATCACAATTACTAAAGGCGAAGAAAATATCAAACAGCCTACTTAA